The region TACTTCAAAGAGAGCCTAAGCCCTGCTAACCGCCTAAAAGTGCCTTTGCTAGAGACTTACAGCGTCTTTGGCAAAATTTTAAGAAAAAAGAAATTTATGCTCTTTATCGCGATCCAGACATTTACGATGGCTGCGATGTTTGCCTATATCGCGGCATCTTCTTTTATCTTGCAAGAGTTTTACCTGCTAAGCCCAGTAAGCTACAGCTTTTGCTTTGGGGCAAATGGCCTAGCCATCGTCATAGGAGCTAGGCTTGCAAGCTTGCTAAACGAGAGAAAAGCACTAAAAACTGGGCTTTTTGGTACCTTGTTTGCTAGTATTTTTATAGCGTTTGTGCTTTGCTTTAAATTTGAAGTGATCGGCGTTATCATCGCATTTTTCTTGCTTTTACTCTTTACTGGCTTTATCTTACCAACGGCCTCATCACTTGCGATGAATGAGGGCAGAGAGTACGCTGGCTCGGCCTCAGCGGTGCTTGGATTTTGCCCATTTTTCTTAGGCGGCATCATCTCGCCACTGGTTGGTCTTGGCGACATTTTTTACTCTACGTCAATAGCTATTTTAGCTTGCAGCGTGCTTGCTTTTATCTCATTTTTAGGGCTAAAAAGAGTTGCGTAAAATTTATCTTGTCTCAAACACAAAAACGGCTGATGAGAGCGTTGTAAATTTAAGTGTTAGTAGGATTGAGTTTTTGAAATTTGAGATAAATTTAAGCGAATTTGACGCGCTTGTGGCAACCTCCAAAAATGCCTTTAAGGCTTTAAAATTTAATAGCATTTTGCCTATAAATTTACCAGTTTTTGCTATCGCAAATAGTTGCGCAGCGGCGGCAAGAGAGTTTGGTTTTAGTGAAATTTACACTGGACAAAATGCTCATGGAGATGACTTTGCAAGAGAAATTTTGCCACTTTTAAAAGGCAAAAAGGTGCTTTATCTAAAGGGCAAAGATAGCGCTTCAAATTTCTTAGAAATTTTGCAAGATGGCGGCGTAAATATAAAGGCGGTCATCGCTTATGAAAATGTCTTAAACCCTTGCAAAATGGAGCTAAAACCACCAAAAAATAGCATTTTGATCTTCGCATCTCC is a window of Campylobacter concisus DNA encoding:
- a CDS encoding multidrug effflux MFS transporter, which codes for MKKENSKLFLLLFLGALSAFGPFVTDLYLPALPAITEWFGTSVSATQLTLTTSMAGLAIGQLIVGPISDKFGRKTPLTISLIIYTISTIFIFFAQNIQFFIFMRIIQGLASAGSLVISRAVVSDLYKGHEMTKFFSLMMVVNGLAPIFSPIGGSLLLKFTDWRGIFMALTIIGILLFIANFYFKESLSPANRLKVPLLETYSVFGKILRKKKFMLFIAIQTFTMAAMFAYIAASSFILQEFYLLSPVSYSFCFGANGLAIVIGARLASLLNERKALKTGLFGTLFASIFIAFVLCFKFEVIGVIIAFFLLLLFTGFILPTASSLAMNEGREYAGSASAVLGFCPFFLGGIISPLVGLGDIFYSTSIAILACSVLAFISFLGLKRVA
- a CDS encoding uroporphyrinogen-III synthase; its protein translation is MRKIYLVSNTKTADESVVNLSVSRIEFLKFEINLSEFDALVATSKNAFKALKFNSILPINLPVFAIANSCAAAAREFGFSEIYTGQNAHGDDFAREILPLLKGKKVLYLKGKDSASNFLEILQDGGVNIKAVIAYENVLNPCKMELKPPKNSILIFASPINVRNFLTNFGWDESYQTISIGKVTAKELKFSTPIVSQNQDINACIALAKTLL